TGGCCAATAACTAAAATTGGCTTATCCGCATTAGATCGGTTATAGAAAGAGTTTGTCATCGCGAATAAGCGCCTTCCAGCTGGGTTGTTGTTGATCCTTTGGCGACACATGATATTTGCAACTCAATTTTGGCCAGGCAATCTTCAGGTCGGGGTCATTATAGGCCAAACCGGCATCCGCATCGGGTTGATAATACTGATCCACCTGATACAAGACGGTAGCTTGTTCACTTAATACCAAATAACCGTGGGCCAGGCCTGCTGGTATATAGAGTGTCTGAGGTGTTTTAGCCGACAAGTGCAGGTTCAGAGTTTTGCCAAAGGTGGAGCTGCTGCGCCTAAGGTCAACCATGACGTCAAAAATCTCACCTTCAATAACCTGAATCAGTTTGGCCTGCGCATAGGGTGGGCGCTGAAAGTGTAGACCCCGCAACACGCCCCTAGTGGATTGCACGAGGTTATGCTGACAAAAGTTGACAGGTTTTTGCAGCACCTGCTCTAACCAGGCCTGGCGAAAGGTCTCGACAAATTGGCCGCGCGCATCACAATGGGATTGCGGATTCAAAAGCACAACATCGGCGATATCAAAGGTTTTTAAATTTAACATTAGCTGAGATTTTAGGCGAAAAAAAAGGGTGCTAATTTAGCACCCTTTACATTATATGGCGGTGGACTAGGGATTCGAACCCCAGGTAGGCTATTAACCTACAACGGTTTTCAAGACCGCCGCCTTAAACCACTCAGCCAGTCCACCTTTGTTATGTGGGCGTATTATAGAGCAAAATAACCGCTTTGCAACACCCAAACACATTTTTTCTAGCCTGCCGATAAGTGTTAATAAACGAGCAAGACTATTTTGATTAAATGAACGTCAATCCGCCCATATAAGGCTGCAAAGCTGTCGGTATGGCTACTTTTCCGTCTGCTTGCTGGTGGTTTTCTAATAGCGCCAATAAGGTGCGCCCAACCGCCAAACCAGAGCCATTTAAGCTATGGAGCAACTGCGGCTTGTCTTGGTCTTCACGGAAACGTGCTAACATTCGACGGGTTTGAAAATCTTCAAAATTAGAGCAGGACGAGATTTCACGATAGGCCTGCTGACCTGGTAACCAAACCTCTAAATCGTAAGTTTTTGCGGCTGAAAAACCCATATCACCGGCGCACAATAGGACTTTACGATAGGGTAACTCAAGTGCCTCCAAAATGGCGGCGGCGTGTTCTGTTAAAGCCTCTAATGCCATATAGGAGTCGTTTGGATGAACCAACTGCACCAATTCCACTTTTTCAAATTGATGCTGGCGAATTAAGCCCTTTACATCCCGACCATAAGAACCGGCTTCCGAGCGAAAACAAGGGGTATGTCCCACATACTTTAACGGCAGTTGATCGGCAGGCACAATCTCACCGCGCACCAGATTGGTAATCGGTACTTCAGCGGTTGGGATTAAGTAGAGGTCACGGTCACCCGTGTCGTGCTCGGCGTCTTTTTCAATTTTGTACAGATCTTTAGCAAACTTTGGCAACTGCCCTGTCCCAAACAAGCTATCTTGGTTCACCAAATACGGCACATAAACTTCTTCGTAGTCATGAATCTGGGTATGTTGGTCGAGCATAAACTGGGTAAGCGCACGTTGTAATCGCGCCAAGGGCCCTTTTAACACCGAAAAACGACCGGCGGTAATTTTGGTAGCCGCCTCATTATCATACCAACCCCGTTGCTCAGCAATGGCAACATGGTCCAGTGGTGTAAAATCAAAGCTACGTGGCGTACCCCAGCGCGATACCTCAATATTGCCCGACTCATCTAGGCCTGCTGGTACGGAGTCATGCGGCAAATTAGGAGTCGCTAACAACATCTCATCCAGTTGGTTCTGAACGCTGTCAAGCTCTGCTTTGTTACGATCCAGTTGTTCACCTAAGCTCGCTACCGACGTCAATAACGGGGCAATATCTTCTCCCTTGGCTTTTGCCTGCCCAATAGCTTTCGCACTTTGATTACGCTGCGCTTGCAGGGTTTCAGTATCGGTTTGTAATTGTTTGCGTTTTGCTTCGAGGGTTTGAAACTGCGCATAGTCAAACGAAAAGTTGCGCTTGGCTAAACTGGCCAAGACTTGGTTGATATCATTGCGAAGACGTTTGGTATCTAACATAGCACTCTCTAGATTATCTGTAGGTTATAAGACTAAAAACTGTTTGGCGACCCAAAACCCAAGCAAGACAGCTAGGATACTGAGTAGCACACTGGCTAAAATGTTTAACATCGCTTTTAACCAGTCACCCAATTGAATAAACTGTAAGGTTTCGTAGGAGAAGGTCGCAAAGGTTGTAAATGAACCTAAAAATCCAACGATTAAAAACGCTTTCCATTCCGCCGACACGGCCCACTTATCTAACAGTAGCAGGGTTAATAGACCGACAAAAAAAGAACCGGTTACGTTAACGCCGAGCGTACCCCAGGCAAAATCACGCCCCAACCACTCATAAGTCGCGTGAGACATGGCAAACCGCGCCATGCCACCAAGTGCACTCCCTACGGCAATAGCCACCCAAAACATCAAGGTCATAGTGTTCCCTTCTTGCGTCGTTGCGCGGACGACTGGCGATTTAATTCAGCCAACTCTGTCATTTTAGCGTTGATTTTAATTTCTAAACCACGTTCTGCCGGTTGATAAAACACCTGTTCTGACATAGCATCCGGAAAGTAACACTCTCCGGCGGCAAATGCATCCGGCTCATCATGCGCATAACGATAGCCTGCGCCAACATCTAATTGCTTCATGAGTTCAGTTGGCGCATTTCGTAAATGTTTAGGCACGGGCAAAGCACCTGTTTGCTTCGCACAGCTTAATGCTTGATTGTATGCTACATAAACCGCATTCGATTTGGGCGCTACCGCTAAATAAGTCGCTGCTTGCGCGAGTGCTAGATCACCTTCGGGTGAACCCAGACGTTCATAGGCCTGCGCCGCATCTATCGCCGTGCTTAATGCTCGTGGATCAGCATTGCCAATTTCTTCTGACGCCATGCGGATTAAACGTCGCGCTAAATAACGAGGGTCGGCACCACCGGCTAACATACGGGTTAGCCAATAAAGCGCGGCTTGCGGGTCAGAGCCACGTATTGATTTGTGCAATGCCGATATTTGATCATAAAAGGCATCGCCCTGCTTATCAAATCCGGCTAAGCCACGTGCGATGACTTTCCGACAAATATCAGCTTTCACTACCAGACCTGCTGGTGTATTTTCTGCAAAATCAATGACTTGTTCGAGCGCGTTTAATAGCCTGCGTGCATCACCCTCTGCGGCATTTAACAACCAAGTTTTGGCGTCATCTTCAAGGATGATACCTTGGCCTAGGTCGATTGCTAACAGATCAACAGCGCGATCAATCAAGGGTAATAAATCGGCCTGAGTAAGTGGGTCAAGGACATAGACACGTGCTCTCGACAATAAGGCACGATTGAGTTCAAATGATGGGTTTTCGGTGGTCGCACCAATAAAAATAACTGTACCATCTTCAACATAGGGCAAAAACGCATCCTGCTGAGCCTTGTTAAAACGGTGCACTTCATCAACAAATAATAGTGCCGGCTGTCCAGTGAGTTCTCGTTCAGCCTGTGCCTGCTCTACCGCCTTGCGTACTTCTTTAACACCGTCTAACACCGCTGACAGGGCTAGAAACAAGCGATTCGACTGCTGAGCAATTAAGCGAGCTAGCGAGGTTTTACCGGTGCCTGGCGGGCCCCAAAAAATCATCGAGTGTAAATGCTGCTGAGCTAAGGCGCGTTCGATAGCACGACCTGGCGCCACTAAATGCGATTGCCCTACAAAGTCAGTCAGACACTGCGGCCGCAGGCGTTCAGCGAGCGGTTGATAAGCCGGCCTGCCAGCAAACATCGACACGTTTAAAACTCACCAAAATAATCGACATTGCCATCTAGCTGTAATTCAAAATGCTCATAGGCGATCGGCTGATTTTGTTGAATATTGCTAAATGTCACCTTGGTGACTTCGGTTGCACCCTGGTACATCCAAACCGCATGAATTTGTTGATCTTTTAAGCCCACTTCAATACTTTGAAAAAAGGTGGCGCGACGTGGGCGCAAGTTATACCAGGTTAAGCCATCACGCTGACCCGCATCAAT
This Thiomicrospira cyclica ALM1 DNA region includes the following protein-coding sequences:
- the rfbC gene encoding dTDP-4-dehydrorhamnose 3,5-epimerase, with the protein product MLNLKTFDIADVVLLNPQSHCDARGQFVETFRQAWLEQVLQKPVNFCQHNLVQSTRGVLRGLHFQRPPYAQAKLIQVIEGEIFDVMVDLRRSSSTFGKTLNLHLSAKTPQTLYIPAGLAHGYLVLSEQATVLYQVDQYYQPDADAGLAYNDPDLKIAWPKLSCKYHVSPKDQQQPSWKALIRDDKLFL
- the serS gene encoding serine--tRNA ligase → MLDTKRLRNDINQVLASLAKRNFSFDYAQFQTLEAKRKQLQTDTETLQAQRNQSAKAIGQAKAKGEDIAPLLTSVASLGEQLDRNKAELDSVQNQLDEMLLATPNLPHDSVPAGLDESGNIEVSRWGTPRSFDFTPLDHVAIAEQRGWYDNEAATKITAGRFSVLKGPLARLQRALTQFMLDQHTQIHDYEEVYVPYLVNQDSLFGTGQLPKFAKDLYKIEKDAEHDTGDRDLYLIPTAEVPITNLVRGEIVPADQLPLKYVGHTPCFRSEAGSYGRDVKGLIRQHQFEKVELVQLVHPNDSYMALEALTEHAAAILEALELPYRKVLLCAGDMGFSAAKTYDLEVWLPGQQAYREISSCSNFEDFQTRRMLARFREDQDKPQLLHSLNGSGLAVGRTLLALLENHQQADGKVAIPTALQPYMGGLTFI
- the crcB gene encoding fluoride efflux transporter CrcB — encoded protein: MTLMFWVAIAVGSALGGMARFAMSHATYEWLGRDFAWGTLGVNVTGSFFVGLLTLLLLDKWAVSAEWKAFLIVGFLGSFTTFATFSYETLQFIQLGDWLKAMLNILASVLLSILAVLLGFWVAKQFLVL
- a CDS encoding replication-associated recombination protein A, giving the protein MFAGRPAYQPLAERLRPQCLTDFVGQSHLVAPGRAIERALAQQHLHSMIFWGPPGTGKTSLARLIAQQSNRLFLALSAVLDGVKEVRKAVEQAQAERELTGQPALLFVDEVHRFNKAQQDAFLPYVEDGTVIFIGATTENPSFELNRALLSRARVYVLDPLTQADLLPLIDRAVDLLAIDLGQGIILEDDAKTWLLNAAEGDARRLLNALEQVIDFAENTPAGLVVKADICRKVIARGLAGFDKQGDAFYDQISALHKSIRGSDPQAALYWLTRMLAGGADPRYLARRLIRMASEEIGNADPRALSTAIDAAQAYERLGSPEGDLALAQAATYLAVAPKSNAVYVAYNQALSCAKQTGALPVPKHLRNAPTELMKQLDVGAGYRYAHDEPDAFAAGECYFPDAMSEQVFYQPAERGLEIKINAKMTELAELNRQSSAQRRKKGTL